The Thermoplasmataceae archaeon genome has a segment encoding these proteins:
- a CDS encoding methyltransferase, with protein sequence MSGDEVELRKRWHDAIYIKMEDRKPSRMQYLRRRLFVPKEVSPPAWMSKLLGKTILEEVEENDSVLDMGTGSGVNAILAASKSHNVVAVDVNPFCVKTGSRNADMNCVLPRIEFRESDLFSNVTGKFDLIIFDPPPSGGFPQET encoded by the coding sequence ATGTCAGGCGATGAGGTAGAACTGAGAAAGCGTTGGCACGATGCCATTTACATAAAAATGGAGGATAGGAAACCCTCCCGAATGCAATATCTGAGACGGAGACTTTTTGTACCAAAGGAAGTCTCGCCCCCAGCATGGATGTCTAAGCTACTCGGAAAGACAATCTTGGAGGAAGTAGAAGAGAATGACTCTGTTCTTGACATGGGGACCGGAAGTGGTGTAAATGCAATTCTTGCAGCTTCAAAGTCCCACAACGTGGTAGCCGTCGACGTCAACCCATTCTGTGTAAAAACCGGAAGCAGAAACGCTGACATGAATTGCGTTTTGCCCAGAATAGAATTTCGGGAAAGCGATTTATTCAGCAATGTGACGGGGAAATTCGACCTGATAATCTTCGACCCCCCCCCTTCAGGTGGTTTCCCCCAAGAGACATAA
- a CDS encoding MarR family winged helix-turn-helix transcriptional regulator, with product MDQKDEFRETVESGDAPPVQDDLWKVFSSVARNGRRIFSQELEKMDMKVMEMRVLHYLHKEGPSTMTSLSADLDVTGPWITGLVDELEKRNFVTKERSSKDRRVVNVALTEEGEAAVHKGYMVYTEIQNMLFDELSPEEFRQFVSIMKKLENYLNKSLRK from the coding sequence ATGGATCAAAAGGACGAATTCAGGGAGACTGTAGAAAGTGGTGACGCACCGCCAGTTCAGGACGACCTGTGGAAGGTCTTTTCAAGCGTGGCAAGAAATGGTAGGAGGATCTTCAGTCAGGAACTGGAGAAGATGGACATGAAGGTCATGGAGATGCGGGTGCTTCATTACCTTCACAAAGAGGGTCCAAGCACCATGACCTCTCTGTCTGCTGATCTTGACGTAACCGGACCTTGGATTACGGGGCTAGTTGATGAACTTGAGAAAAGGAATTTCGTTACAAAGGAACGGAGCAGTAAAGATCGCAGGGTTGTTAACGTGGCGCTGACAGAAGAGGGTGAAGCCGCAGTTCATAAAGGGTACATGGTATACACGGAAATACAGAACATGTTATTCGATGAACTCAGTCCAGAAGAGTTCAGGCAGTTTGTCTCAATAATGAAGAAACTTGAGAATTACCTGAATAAGAGTTTAAGAAAATGA
- a CDS encoding 50S ribosomal protein L2 produces the protein MGKHIVPQRRGHGGLVYRSPSHRHVKVFKHPDDGEYKITGIVQATGRNAPVIVSESKSGKKINSLAFNGAYVGQVVAVGKESPLEAGNTVQLGNISDGSIVFNIESMPGDGGKFCRTAGSSALVVSHGTAVTLKLPSGKMKQFNPRCRATVGLVAGSGARDIPILKAGRHIHYLQSKAKRPYTVRGVAMNAVNHPHGGGNHQHVGRASTVGRGTPPGRKVGRLSPKRRKS, from the coding sequence ATGGGTAAACATATAGTTCCGCAAAGAAGGGGTCATGGCGGGTTAGTCTACAGGAGCCCGAGCCACAGACACGTCAAGGTATTCAAGCACCCTGATGACGGGGAATACAAGATTACTGGCATTGTTCAGGCAACAGGCAGAAATGCACCGGTCATAGTCTCCGAATCCAAGTCTGGTAAAAAGATCAATTCCCTAGCATTCAATGGTGCTTATGTTGGTCAGGTAGTCGCAGTTGGAAAAGAATCCCCCCTAGAGGCCGGTAACACTGTACAGCTTGGGAATATCTCAGATGGATCCATAGTATTCAATATCGAAAGCATGCCTGGTGATGGCGGGAAATTCTGCAGAACGGCAGGTTCCTCCGCTCTTGTGGTGAGCCATGGCACTGCTGTCACACTGAAGCTCCCATCCGGCAAGATGAAGCAGTTCAACCCGCGCTGCAGAGCAACGGTTGGCCTTGTTGCTGGATCAGGAGCAAGAGATATACCAATACTTAAGGCCGGAAGGCACATTCATTATCTGCAGAGCAAAGCCAAGAGACCATACACGGTAAGAGGAGTGGCAATGAATGCCGTTAACCATCCACACGGTGGAGGTAACCACCAGCATGTAGGCAGAGCCAGCACTGTTGGTAGGGGAACGCC
- the rpl3p gene encoding 50S ribosomal protein L3: protein MATPHHPRRGSKGYYPRVRAQHMQSSIRSWPEIDGKPKIQAFAGYKVGMTHVEMVDYRKNSVTSGQSIMSAVTIIEVPPLSVVGVRYYDRDENGLFVVAEQWAENLDKEIYRRLPERKEKPETPTVNEVIDVRLMVSTNPSEVTGVPSKTPEMFEIRIGGSDLKEKINYATEKLGKKISFDDFTLPGKFVDAISITKGKGFTGHVERFGVKLLPYKNRKHRRMIGTLGPWHPDWVRNTVPQAGQMGTHQRTASNIRILKYSKKGSNDDINVKGGFPGYGVVRSDYILVHGSVPGPSKRLIKLRSPARQKSPDLDNITISYISKESKQGD from the coding sequence ATGGCAACGCCACATCACCCCAGAAGGGGGTCGAAAGGGTATTACCCTAGGGTACGCGCTCAGCATATGCAAAGCAGCATTCGTAGCTGGCCTGAAATAGACGGAAAGCCCAAGATCCAGGCATTCGCTGGATACAAGGTCGGCATGACACACGTGGAGATGGTGGATTACAGAAAAAACAGTGTAACATCAGGGCAGTCTATAATGTCTGCTGTGACAATAATTGAAGTTCCTCCACTGTCAGTAGTTGGGGTGAGATATTATGACCGAGATGAAAACGGCCTTTTTGTTGTTGCGGAGCAATGGGCTGAAAATCTGGATAAGGAAATCTACAGAAGATTGCCCGAGAGAAAAGAGAAGCCAGAAACTCCAACTGTAAATGAAGTTATTGATGTCAGGCTGATGGTAAGTACCAATCCATCCGAGGTAACTGGCGTTCCGTCCAAGACTCCGGAAATGTTTGAGATCAGAATTGGAGGTTCAGACCTGAAGGAAAAGATTAATTATGCCACTGAGAAGCTGGGCAAGAAAATATCGTTTGATGATTTCACCCTGCCTGGGAAATTTGTGGATGCAATTTCAATAACCAAGGGAAAAGGTTTCACTGGACATGTGGAGAGGTTCGGCGTTAAGCTGCTTCCATATAAAAACAGGAAACACAGGAGAATGATAGGCACGCTTGGTCCGTGGCATCCCGACTGGGTGAGGAATACAGTTCCCCAGGCAGGGCAAATGGGTACACACCAGCGAACGGCTTCAAACATAAGGATTCTGAAGTACTCAAAAAAGGGTTCAAACGACGATATAAACGTTAAGGGAGGATTTCCTGGATACGGTGTGGTAAGGAGTGATTACATTCTTGTTCATGGTTCGGTTCCGGGCCCTTCCAAGAGACTCATTAAACTTAGATCTCCTGCAAGGCAGAAATCACCTGATCTTGATAATATTACAATTTCATACATTTCAAAGGAATCCAAGCAGGGTGACTGA
- a CDS encoding MFS transporter encodes MVQYKWVALSNTTIGVLMSSINGTIMMISLPAIFNGIQIDPFQASSFVYLLWILMGYMIVTAVMLVTVGRLSDIFGRVRLFNLGFLIFTVGSILLSVTPSKGALGAQEIIMFRIVQAIGASFLFANSAAIITDSFGPEERGKAMGINQVAGLAGSLIGLILGGILAAINWRYVFLVSVPVGLLGTIWSYAKLKDHSVRHKDQKVDVLGNLSFAAGLTLILIGITYGLMPYGSSSMGWGNPWVIISMIAGMIMLMAFVFIERSVDQPMFNMSLFRNKAFSTGSFAGMLQSMGMGGAMFMIIILLQGVWLPLHGYSYTSVPFWAGVYTIPMMLGFVVFGPISGAISDRTGARVISTVGMVVAAVSFVLLSTLNFNFTYTGFALMLFMMGSGMGLFAAPNVTAIMNSVPPQLRGVASGMRATLQNTGQTASMGIFFTIVLVTLTTKLPGAFSVALGQAGTPELIPFFNQIPPTSALFSAFLGYNPVQTILSLFPAGFTSSLFSSGTLAILEGTTWFPMALEGAFMGSLRMSFYLGAIIFAVAAFLSAIRGKRYIFSEPLKMTEVSKPTDESAKTLGPLVERQIEAKIPDSQGSRGVK; translated from the coding sequence ATGGTCCAATACAAGTGGGTTGCACTGTCGAATACAACGATAGGGGTACTGATGTCTTCCATTAACGGGACAATTATGATGATATCCCTCCCAGCCATATTCAACGGTATTCAGATTGATCCTTTCCAGGCAAGCTCGTTTGTCTATCTTCTCTGGATACTCATGGGCTACATGATCGTAACAGCAGTCATGCTCGTGACGGTAGGCAGGCTCTCTGATATATTTGGGAGAGTGAGACTTTTCAACCTTGGGTTCCTTATATTTACGGTTGGGTCAATACTTCTCTCTGTGACACCAAGCAAAGGAGCACTTGGCGCACAGGAGATAATCATGTTCCGGATTGTCCAGGCAATAGGCGCCTCATTCTTGTTTGCAAATTCGGCGGCTATAATTACTGACAGCTTTGGCCCGGAAGAAAGAGGAAAGGCAATGGGCATTAATCAGGTCGCTGGCCTGGCAGGTTCCCTGATTGGACTGATTCTTGGGGGAATACTGGCTGCCATAAACTGGAGATACGTATTCCTGGTAAGCGTACCTGTCGGGCTTCTTGGCACAATTTGGTCATATGCTAAACTCAAGGACCATTCTGTCAGGCACAAGGATCAGAAGGTAGATGTGTTAGGTAACCTGTCCTTTGCAGCTGGGCTAACCCTTATTCTTATAGGCATAACCTACGGTTTAATGCCGTATGGATCCTCCAGCATGGGCTGGGGTAATCCATGGGTAATAATATCAATGATTGCTGGAATGATCATGCTGATGGCTTTCGTGTTCATTGAAAGGTCCGTAGACCAGCCTATGTTCAACATGTCCCTGTTCAGGAATAAGGCATTTTCCACGGGTAGCTTCGCTGGAATGCTGCAGTCAATGGGAATGGGAGGGGCAATGTTCATGATCATAATTTTGCTCCAGGGTGTCTGGTTGCCACTACACGGGTACTCGTATACAAGTGTTCCATTCTGGGCAGGGGTTTACACAATTCCTATGATGTTGGGGTTTGTTGTCTTTGGGCCGATAAGCGGCGCAATTTCTGATAGAACCGGGGCAAGGGTCATTTCTACTGTGGGCATGGTAGTAGCCGCGGTCTCCTTTGTACTGCTTTCCACACTCAACTTTAACTTTACCTATACAGGTTTTGCCCTCATGCTTTTCATGATGGGTTCTGGAATGGGCCTTTTTGCTGCTCCAAACGTAACAGCAATAATGAATTCTGTGCCTCCACAACTAAGAGGAGTTGCATCTGGAATGAGGGCAACTCTGCAGAACACAGGGCAGACAGCCAGTATGGGTATATTCTTCACAATCGTTCTCGTAACACTGACGACAAAACTTCCAGGAGCGTTCTCCGTGGCCCTTGGCCAAGCCGGAACACCCGAGCTTATACCGTTCTTCAATCAGATTCCTCCGACCTCTGCACTGTTCTCAGCATTTCTGGGATACAACCCTGTGCAGACCATTCTCAGCTTATTCCCCGCAGGCTTCACGTCTTCCCTATTCTCCAGCGGAACGCTGGCTATACTTGAGGGAACCACGTGGTTTCCGATGGCTCTTGAAGGTGCATTTATGGGATCCCTGAGAATGTCATTCTATCTCGGGGCTATAATTTTTGCTGTTGCTGCATTCCTCTCCGCGATCAGGGGAAAACGGTACATATTTTCGGAACCGTTAAAAATGACGGAAGTTTCTAAACCAACAGACGAAAGTGCAAAAACCCTTGGACCTCTGGTCGAGAGACAGATAGAAGCAAAGATTCCTGATTCGCAAGGAAGCAGGGGAGTAAAGTGA
- a CDS encoding ParM/StbA family protein codes for MVTVGVDLGYGDTKVVGVDGRREKFPSRWARYDAKQWGFGGSILSLAMNDDEPFIFGENATGAGVREPLGDGRLSSADSLPLLGAALWLSGAGDGGAQTSVVLGSGTPLGTFDQEVAAARESLEGKTITIKANDGKSRQVHIEKLVMRPQGVGAALYLVEKGLVKSQPGYGLVVDIGSRTTDVLTINLMNMEPVVEMSFSIEAGIGDAVSSIAKLIARQTGFVVPTDVARQALTSPVMFKQRQVGGAEVGAPILKELSDRILDNLRANLRGELDRVTALIPVGGGAALIGHTLDVLAPGALVTAAPEDLQFANCLGYKDAAERTK; via the coding sequence ATGGTCACAGTTGGAGTAGATTTGGGATACGGAGATACAAAGGTAGTTGGTGTGGATGGTCGCAGAGAGAAATTCCCATCGAGATGGGCCAGATATGATGCCAAACAGTGGGGATTCGGTGGTTCCATACTCTCGCTTGCAATGAATGACGATGAGCCTTTTATATTTGGAGAGAACGCTACTGGGGCAGGCGTGAGGGAACCTCTCGGAGATGGGAGGCTTTCCAGTGCAGATTCATTGCCTTTGCTAGGGGCGGCCCTGTGGCTCAGTGGCGCAGGAGATGGTGGCGCCCAGACAAGCGTGGTGCTTGGAAGCGGAACACCGCTGGGTACATTTGACCAGGAAGTAGCAGCCGCCAGGGAGTCTCTTGAAGGAAAGACCATAACCATAAAAGCAAACGATGGAAAGTCAAGACAAGTCCATATTGAGAAGCTTGTGATGAGACCTCAGGGAGTGGGGGCTGCATTATACCTCGTAGAAAAGGGTTTGGTCAAGAGCCAGCCTGGATACGGACTGGTGGTGGATATTGGATCAAGGACTACAGATGTCCTCACTATTAACCTTATGAACATGGAGCCCGTTGTGGAGATGTCTTTCTCCATTGAAGCGGGTATAGGCGATGCGGTTTCAAGTATTGCAAAGCTCATTGCCAGGCAAACAGGTTTCGTAGTCCCGACGGACGTAGCTAGGCAGGCACTCACCTCGCCTGTTATGTTCAAACAGAGGCAAGTTGGAGGTGCAGAAGTTGGTGCGCCGATACTCAAGGAGCTCTCAGACAGGATACTTGATAATCTCAGGGCAAATCTTAGGGGAGAACTTGACAGGGTCACTGCACTAATACCAGTAGGGGGTGGCGCAGCTCTAATAGGCCATACCCTAGATGTTCTGGCACCGGGTGCACTGGTGACTGCAGCTCCAGAAGACTTGCAGTTTGCTAACTGCCTTGGTTACAAGGACGCTGCAGAGCGAACGAAATAA
- the rpl4p gene encoding 50S ribosomal protein L4, translated as METDIYDNEGNKSGKIKLPEVFSTVPREDILGKAFRAITLTLRQPYGSSPGAGMRQVGHNSGANHGIARLPRVSGSSRGVILASMVGGRSAHSPRSNKVLYKKINERERKIAKFSAIAMTADKEAVKRRGHRFDQELSLPIVINDTVNNVKKVKEVITLFENIGIYDDVVRAKEGKKIRAGRGKMRGRRYKEPKSVLVVGTSTDKLRIFRSLPGVETATPDSLSIRKLAPGGIGGRLVVFTEAAIKKIGEVQ; from the coding sequence ATGGAAACAGATATTTACGATAATGAAGGAAACAAGTCTGGTAAAATCAAATTGCCTGAGGTATTCAGCACAGTCCCAAGGGAAGATATACTTGGCAAGGCCTTCAGAGCCATCACTCTCACGCTGAGACAACCATACGGATCATCTCCAGGCGCCGGTATGAGGCAGGTAGGACATAACAGCGGAGCTAACCATGGGATTGCCAGACTGCCCAGAGTGTCCGGTTCTTCACGCGGAGTCATACTTGCCAGCATGGTGGGTGGGAGAAGCGCACATTCTCCGAGATCAAACAAAGTTCTTTATAAGAAGATTAACGAAAGGGAAAGAAAAATCGCAAAGTTCAGTGCAATCGCCATGACAGCCGACAAGGAAGCTGTGAAGCGCAGGGGGCACAGGTTCGATCAGGAACTAAGCCTTCCAATTGTGATCAATGACACCGTCAACAATGTCAAGAAAGTTAAGGAAGTAATAACTCTGTTTGAAAACATTGGAATCTACGATGATGTTGTAAGGGCAAAAGAGGGTAAAAAGATCAGAGCAGGAAGGGGAAAAATGAGAGGTAGAAGATACAAGGAGCCAAAGAGTGTCCTTGTTGTAGGTACCTCAACTGACAAGCTAAGAATATTCAGATCCCTACCGGGCGTTGAAACCGCAACTCCAGACAGCCTTAGCATAAGAAAGCTGGCTCCTGGTGGCATTGGTGGAAGACTCGTTGTATTCACAGAGGCTGCCATAAAGAAAATAGGAGAAGTGCAGTAA
- a CDS encoding 50S ribosomal protein L23, which translates to MVNVIISPIATEKSMLAMEKENKLTFLVLKKASKSQIKEEVEKRFELKVLKVNTVITKNGKKAIVELDESYSADEIAGRIGVF; encoded by the coding sequence ATGGTCAATGTTATTATCAGTCCGATCGCCACAGAAAAATCCATGCTTGCAATGGAAAAAGAAAACAAGCTGACATTTTTAGTGCTAAAGAAAGCAAGCAAATCTCAGATAAAGGAAGAGGTCGAGAAGAGATTCGAACTCAAGGTGCTGAAAGTGAACACCGTTATTACAAAGAATGGAAAGAAGGCCATCGTGGAACTCGATGAAAGTTATTCTGCGGATGAAATCGCCGGCAGGATAGGAGTATTCTGA